A region of uncultured Desulfobacter sp. DNA encodes the following proteins:
- a CDS encoding Crp/Fnr family transcriptional regulator, translating into MDTDLHTIPLFSGLTPDQQNTLLSLSRELTVDKGELIFQEGDPGNGFYIVAQGKIKVFKISFEGKEQILHIYGPGHIFGEVPVFQGTSFPASAMALEPSKILFLPRDAFVDLITSFPALAMNMLADLSRRLREFTVQIENLSLKEVPARLAAYILTLSQGASAGHSKGGQSRKKEAPATRVTLPVSKVQLASLIGTTPETISRILKRMDQADLIRVEGKKIVIRNREAIQELSHTGRL; encoded by the coding sequence ATGGATACAGATCTGCACACCATCCCCCTATTTTCCGGACTCACCCCGGACCAGCAGAACACCCTTTTATCTTTATCCCGGGAGCTGACAGTTGACAAAGGCGAACTGATTTTCCAGGAAGGCGATCCGGGCAATGGTTTTTACATTGTTGCCCAAGGAAAGATTAAGGTGTTCAAAATATCCTTTGAGGGAAAAGAGCAGATCCTTCATATTTACGGGCCCGGTCATATATTCGGAGAGGTCCCGGTATTCCAGGGGACAAGTTTTCCCGCCTCAGCCATGGCCCTGGAACCATCAAAGATTCTTTTTCTGCCAAGGGATGCTTTTGTGGACCTGATCACATCATTCCCGGCCCTTGCCATGAACATGCTGGCGGACTTGTCCAGGCGCCTGAGGGAGTTTACGGTACAGATAGAGAACCTAAGCCTCAAAGAGGTTCCGGCGCGGCTGGCCGCATATATTCTGACCCTGTCCCAGGGGGCGTCGGCCGGACATTCAAAGGGCGGCCAATCCAGGAAAAAGGAGGCACCTGCAACCCGGGTAACCCTGCCGGTGTCTAAAGTGCAGCTGGCCAGCCTCATCGGGACTACCCCCGAAACCATCTCCCGCATACTCAAACGGATGGATCAGGCCGACTTGATCAGGGTTGAAGGGAAAAAAATTGTAATCCGGAACCGGGAAGCCATCCAGGAGCTGTCCCATACCGGCCGCTTGTAG
- a CDS encoding TraR/DksA C4-type zinc finger protein, producing the protein MTTEIIDRPHITDQNLDRFEKMLNNAMRELLDQADSAVSELMVECSRDTELIDSTAADINRTMNLHLHSRKSKLIKKIKDALKRIEEGTYGYCDICGEEISLKRLEARPVTSKCIECKEAQERLESLTS; encoded by the coding sequence ATGACCACGGAAATAATTGACAGACCCCACATCACAGATCAAAATCTGGACCGTTTTGAAAAAATGCTGAACAACGCCATGAGAGAGCTGCTGGACCAGGCAGACTCCGCTGTATCGGAACTGATGGTGGAATGCAGCAGGGACACGGAACTTATTGACTCCACAGCAGCAGATATCAACCGCACCATGAATTTGCATCTGCACAGCCGGAAAAGCAAGCTGATTAAAAAAATCAAAGACGCGCTGAAAAGAATCGAGGAGGGGACCTATGGATATTGTGACATCTGTGGAGAGGAGATATCCCTCAAACGGCTGGAGGCCCGTCCTGTAACTTCCAAGTGCATCGAATGCAAGGAGGCACAGGAGCGCTTGGAGTCCCTTACATCCTGA
- a CDS encoding ABC transporter ATP-binding protein — MAPPLLEIDRLCHGYDSGKTGVFDVSMTVARDDFILLAGKNGCGKTTLVRHFNGLLTPDFGRVLLNGQDIKKDITRARRRIGMVFQDPDTQIIGDTVFEETAFGLENLNMDRDEINDRVCRTLDRLGLKNMHHRNPATLSGGEKRRLAIAGILVMEPELIVFDEPFANLDYPSVLALVRLCRELHRSGHAIVMTTHDVAPVIGLATRMVIMDKGRIMEQGDPLALAATLEAHGVKNPFTPVAEAWSL; from the coding sequence ATGGCTCCTCCTCTTTTGGAAATAGACCGCCTGTGTCATGGTTATGATTCTGGAAAGACAGGGGTTTTTGACGTCTCCATGACCGTGGCCCGGGATGATTTCATCCTTCTTGCCGGGAAAAACGGGTGCGGAAAAACCACCCTGGTACGCCATTTCAACGGTCTTTTAACGCCGGATTTCGGCCGGGTGCTGCTCAACGGTCAGGATATAAAAAAAGACATCACCCGTGCCCGTCGGAGAATCGGCATGGTTTTCCAGGACCCGGACACCCAGATCATCGGGGATACCGTATTTGAGGAGACCGCCTTTGGCCTTGAGAATCTGAACATGGACCGGGATGAAATCAACGACAGGGTATGCCGTACCCTGGATCGGCTGGGTCTGAAAAATATGCACCACAGAAATCCCGCCACCCTGTCCGGCGGGGAAAAACGGCGGCTGGCCATTGCCGGTATCCTGGTCATGGAACCGGAGCTCATTGTTTTTGACGAGCCCTTTGCCAATCTGGACTATCCTTCTGTTCTGGCCCTGGTCCGGCTATGCCGGGAGCTGCACCGGTCCGGCCATGCCATTGTCATGACCACCCATGATGTGGCCCCGGTGATCGGGCTTGCCACAAGGATGGTGATCATGGACAAAGGCCGGATCATGGAGCAGGGCGACCCTCTGGCACTTGCCGCAACCCTTGAAGCCCATGGCGTGAAAAACCCGTTTACCCCCGTGGCCGAGGCCTGGTCCCTGTGA
- a CDS encoding PEP-CTERM sorting domain-containing protein, giving the protein MKKILFMLICFLVLCSSAYANTISWTDWTSGNGNTYYGTLTTPTAIVDVEYYNERGVGFAQLDGTGIDYWQNGRNGRNEDTSPYTSDIVENIPTGTDIIALRYAGTQTLSFSQTIANPIFSYVSLNGNGYAFDQDFEILSFGNISDGNDIGYWGAGTSYKVVVDLGGGNYEYQLLGTGEPHGTIRFTGAFDTVTWRSLSNEYWNGFTVGVEGTAEEIFDNQDSSSVPEPATFILFGLGILGIAGMNRKKTA; this is encoded by the coding sequence ATGAAAAAAATATTGTTTATGTTAATTTGTTTTTTAGTGCTTTGTTCGAGCGCGTATGCAAATACAATTTCTTGGACTGATTGGACATCAGGGAACGGAAATACTTATTATGGAACGTTAACTACTCCCACTGCAATCGTCGATGTTGAATACTATAACGAAAGAGGTGTTGGATTCGCTCAGTTAGACGGTACGGGTATAGATTATTGGCAAAACGGACGCAATGGACGAAATGAGGATACATCACCTTATACGAGTGATATTGTTGAGAACATTCCAACAGGTACTGATATTATTGCCTTACGATATGCTGGTACTCAAACACTATCCTTTTCACAAACTATCGCAAATCCAATTTTTTCTTATGTGAGTTTAAACGGTAATGGTTATGCATTTGACCAAGATTTTGAAATTCTTAGTTTTGGAAATATTTCTGATGGAAATGATATTGGTTATTGGGGGGCTGGTACATCATATAAGGTTGTTGTCGATTTAGGAGGTGGGAATTATGAGTATCAACTACTCGGCACAGGGGAACCTCACGGCACTATTAGATTTACAGGTGCTTTTGACACGGTTACATGGCGTAGCCTATCAAATGAATATTGGAACGGATTTACTGTAGGTGTTGAAGGTACCGCAGAAGAAATTTTTGACAATCAAGATTCATCTTCGGTACCAGAACCAGCCACATTCATTCTTTTCGGGCTTGGTATCCTCGGCATCGCAGGAATGAACAGAAAGAAAACAGCATAA
- a CDS encoding biotin transporter BioY, giving the protein MDLSVRPVVYCALFIALISIGAFIAIPVGPVPIVLQNMFVLLAGLILPPAWAAGCVAVYLVMGFAGLPVFAGGTSGVGKVFGPTGGYLLAYLPTAFMVSVICGHDNKGMVRDVIAIIVGMALIYGMGVPWLKYVLALSWAKTLAVGFYPFLLGAVVKMAAAVVIARKLRPMIRL; this is encoded by the coding sequence ATGGACCTCTCCGTCAGACCCGTTGTTTACTGTGCATTGTTTATTGCCCTGATCAGTATCGGGGCATTTATCGCCATCCCGGTGGGACCTGTCCCCATTGTGCTTCAGAACATGTTTGTACTTCTGGCGGGTTTAATTTTGCCGCCGGCCTGGGCTGCCGGATGTGTGGCGGTTTATCTGGTCATGGGATTCGCAGGTCTGCCTGTGTTTGCCGGGGGCACCTCGGGTGTCGGCAAGGTGTTCGGTCCCACGGGAGGATATCTTCTGGCATACCTGCCCACTGCATTTATGGTTTCTGTTATCTGCGGTCATGACAACAAGGGGATGGTACGGGATGTGATCGCCATCATCGTCGGAATGGCCCTGATTTATGGCATGGGGGTTCCATGGCTTAAATATGTTCTGGCGCTCTCCTGGGCAAAGACCCTGGCCGTGGGCTTTTACCCCTTCCTTTTGGGGGCGGTGGTTAAAATGGCGGCAGCGGTGGTGATTGCCCGAAAGCTTCGTCCGATGATTCGGTTATAA
- a CDS encoding SDR family oxidoreductase, with protein sequence MNNTLQNKRILIVGGSSGIGLAVAKQACKAGGKLIIASRNAAEKYEDLITAVGHGIEAHSFDVASEKQTAAALKKIGEIDHLVITSRPQITPALFVETDIKQAKEAFETKFWGQYQLIQKAHSHIRQNGSIVMTTGIAGEKIFKNFSTMTIINSATETFCRLLAMELAPIRVNVVSPGFVSPKPLEVEQYAEQFPAGRLASPDEVADAYIYLMKNSYTTGRSVVIDGGAMLI encoded by the coding sequence ATGAACAACACCTTACAAAATAAAAGAATACTCATTGTTGGCGGCAGTTCCGGCATTGGGCTCGCGGTTGCAAAGCAGGCATGCAAAGCGGGGGGAAAACTAATTATCGCCTCCAGAAATGCGGCAGAAAAATATGAAGATCTAATCACTGCCGTTGGTCATGGCATTGAGGCACATTCTTTTGATGTGGCATCCGAAAAACAAACAGCAGCAGCATTAAAAAAAATCGGAGAGATTGATCATTTAGTCATTACCTCAAGGCCGCAGATAACCCCGGCACTTTTTGTGGAAACCGACATTAAACAGGCCAAAGAGGCATTTGAGACAAAATTTTGGGGGCAGTACCAGCTTATCCAGAAGGCACACAGTCACATTCGTCAAAACGGCAGCATTGTTATGACCACAGGCATCGCCGGCGAAAAGATTTTCAAAAACTTTTCAACGATGACTATTATCAACAGTGCCACCGAGACGTTCTGCCGGTTGTTGGCCATGGAATTGGCACCAATCAGAGTTAATGTTGTAAGCCCCGGCTTTGTTTCACCTAAGCCTTTGGAGGTTGAGCAATATGCTGAACAATTCCCTGCAGGCAGGCTTGCCTCACCTGATGAAGTGGCTGACGCATATATTTATTTAATGAAAAATTCCTATACAACAGGCAGATCCGTCGTCATTGACGGCGGGGCTATGTTGATTTAA
- a CDS encoding biotin--[acetyl-CoA-carboxylase] ligase — protein sequence MKVNHVLPEKRQQILTLLYQAAGTSVSGVKISDAAGISRVAVWKHIKALQQAGVDIESLATGYALRDPGNLLYPFCFPDPLKEKIFHFPELDSTMDKARQMARAGAGHACCVIAEGQTKSRGRLNRQWHSGRGGLWFTLILKPELPPPLAWAVNFAASTCMVEVLHRLFGLEIRVKWPNDLLLDGRKLCGMLSEMETRADMVDFWLLGIGLNVNNTPDSDQYQAIALKTALGKPVSRKQILVRFLELFESRISDIDPAGIISQWKEKSSTIGARVRIQTHDRIYEGTALDVDDTGTLMVRQEDGTTRRIIYGDCFYL from the coding sequence ATGAAAGTTAACCATGTCTTGCCGGAGAAACGGCAACAGATTCTCACGCTATTGTACCAGGCAGCCGGAACGTCTGTTTCCGGGGTGAAAATCAGTGATGCTGCCGGAATATCAAGGGTGGCGGTCTGGAAACATATTAAGGCGCTGCAGCAGGCGGGTGTGGATATTGAGTCCCTGGCAACCGGGTATGCCCTTCGGGATCCAGGCAATCTGCTCTACCCGTTTTGTTTTCCAGACCCTTTGAAGGAAAAAATTTTTCATTTTCCCGAACTTGACTCCACCATGGATAAGGCCCGCCAAATGGCCCGGGCAGGTGCCGGCCATGCCTGTTGTGTCATTGCCGAGGGCCAGACAAAATCCAGGGGCCGGCTGAATCGACAGTGGCACTCTGGCCGGGGAGGGCTGTGGTTTACCCTGATCCTTAAGCCGGAGCTGCCGCCGCCTCTGGCCTGGGCTGTTAATTTTGCCGCCTCGACCTGCATGGTGGAAGTTCTCCACCGGCTATTTGGTCTGGAGATCCGGGTGAAATGGCCCAACGACCTGCTCCTGGACGGCCGCAAACTGTGCGGCATGCTTTCGGAGATGGAGACCCGGGCCGATATGGTTGACTTTTGGCTTTTAGGCATTGGTCTTAATGTCAACAATACGCCGGATTCAGACCAATACCAGGCCATTGCCCTGAAAACAGCGCTGGGAAAGCCTGTCTCCAGAAAACAGATTCTGGTCCGGTTCCTGGAACTTTTTGAATCCCGGATTTCAGACATTGATCCGGCCGGGATTATCAGCCAGTGGAAAGAGAAGAGCTCCACCATTGGTGCCAGGGTCAGGATTCAGACCCATGACCGGATTTATGAGGGTACGGCCCTGGATGTGGATGATACCGGCACTCTTATGGTCAGGCAGGAGGACGGCACCACCAGAAGAATTATTTACGGCGATTGTTTTTATCTCTGA
- a CDS encoding sigma-54 dependent transcriptional regulator yields MRDILVLTGRSKDYQFISDIANSPPKAYCVRQAHDLETAKEMHTATPFDMIIADIELLVTGNRSKQFNLLKEPFLDANPFVQLIVLCDGTDTTRAMKAVEQGAAGYLVSPVQAKEFQMLILSASRTRLRDFELDYLRDRFWKTEWLDIIRSRNPGMKKIFDNVRSVAPTVATVLLLGETGTGKGTLARLIHWHSERYEKPFIAIHCGAIPENLIESELFGHEKGSFTGAERKKPGRFEMAEGGTLFLDEIGTISPSTQIKLLQVLQDGSFTRVGGESVLKADVRIIAATNAKLEDLVKKGEFRKDLYYRLNIFPIEIPPLKDRLEDLDYLIQVFLKKLDVKYGKGIQKINDAVLKSLKRYDWPGNIRELENILERAYILERTKELTPAGFPLEMLLSFDDNVDQSCEGMMTLAQARQHAVDTFEISYLRALLAQTNGKINAAAQSAGITPRQLNRLLTRHGLDKKEFKSRQDI; encoded by the coding sequence ATGAGAGACATACTGGTTTTGACCGGAAGGTCGAAGGATTATCAGTTTATTTCAGACATAGCGAACAGTCCGCCCAAAGCGTACTGTGTCCGGCAGGCCCATGATCTTGAAACGGCAAAGGAGATGCATACTGCTACCCCGTTTGATATGATAATTGCCGATATTGAATTGCTGGTAACCGGGAACAGGTCAAAACAATTCAATTTATTAAAAGAACCTTTCCTTGATGCCAATCCCTTTGTCCAGCTCATAGTCCTGTGTGACGGTACAGACACAACCAGAGCCATGAAAGCGGTTGAACAGGGGGCTGCAGGCTACCTGGTTTCCCCGGTGCAGGCCAAGGAGTTCCAGATGCTGATTTTATCGGCATCAAGGACACGATTGCGGGACTTTGAGCTGGACTACCTGCGGGACCGGTTCTGGAAAACCGAATGGCTGGATATTATCCGGTCCAGAAATCCCGGCATGAAGAAAATTTTTGACAATGTCCGGTCTGTTGCCCCCACCGTGGCAACCGTTCTGCTGTTAGGGGAGACCGGTACCGGGAAAGGGACCCTGGCAAGACTGATTCACTGGCACAGTGAACGGTATGAAAAACCTTTCATTGCCATACATTGCGGCGCCATCCCGGAAAACCTGATCGAAAGCGAACTTTTCGGCCATGAGAAGGGATCTTTTACAGGGGCGGAACGTAAAAAGCCCGGCCGGTTTGAAATGGCCGAAGGGGGCACCCTTTTTCTGGATGAAATCGGCACCATATCCCCATCCACCCAGATAAAACTTCTGCAGGTTCTCCAGGACGGCTCCTTCACCCGGGTAGGCGGGGAATCTGTTTTAAAGGCCGATGTCAGGATCATTGCCGCCACCAATGCCAAACTCGAAGACCTTGTTAAAAAAGGGGAGTTCCGCAAGGACCTGTATTACAGGCTCAACATTTTCCCCATTGAAATTCCGCCGTTAAAAGACCGCCTGGAAGATCTGGATTACCTTATCCAGGTATTCTTGAAAAAACTGGATGTGAAATACGGCAAAGGAATTCAAAAAATTAATGATGCCGTGCTTAAAAGCCTGAAACGTTATGACTGGCCCGGCAACATCAGAGAACTGGAAAATATTCTGGAGCGGGCCTATATCCTTGAGCGCACCAAAGAGTTAACACCAGCCGGGTTTCCATTGGAGATGCTGCTCAGCTTTGACGATAATGTTGATCAAAGCTGTGAGGGAATGATGACCCTGGCCCAGGCCCGGCAGCATGCCGTGGATACTTTTGAGATCTCCTATCTCAGGGCTCTTTTGGCACAAACAAATGGCAAAATCAATGCCGCAGCCCAGAGTGCGGGCATTACCCCACGCCAGTTAAACCGCCTGCTCACCCGCCACGGATTGGACAAAAAGGAATTTAAATCCAGACAGGACATCTAA
- a CDS encoding ADP-ribosylglycohydrolase family protein has product MKSLEYFKGCLIGGAVGDALGASIEFMSLEQIRSLFGSEGLTDYAEAYGGIGSITDDTQMTLFTAEGLILSRVRQEYQDDTGIILAVYHALLRWLYTQETGRQKHLINTYGTCSIIDGVLTGHKELFSFRAPGNSCLSALQSGELGTIDNPVNNSKGCGGVMRMAPVGLMYDDPEKAFRIGCECAALTHGHPTGYLASGTFASILSRLISGETLTTAINDSISILKCHKNNEETLSAIDTALELADKKKPDPDILAEIGEGWTAGEALGLGIYCSLVSGNDFKKGVLLAVNHSGDSDSTGSITGNILGAINGIHAVPESWIQRLELRSLIEETAVDLFDQK; this is encoded by the coding sequence ATGAAATCGCTTGAATATTTTAAAGGCTGTCTGATCGGTGGCGCTGTTGGGGACGCTTTGGGGGCATCAATTGAATTTATGTCCCTTGAACAGATCAGATCTTTATTTGGTAGTGAAGGACTGACCGATTATGCCGAAGCATACGGTGGTATCGGCAGCATTACTGATGATACCCAGATGACATTATTTACCGCTGAAGGGTTGATCCTATCCAGGGTCAGGCAGGAATACCAGGACGATACCGGCATTATCCTGGCTGTATATCATGCACTTTTAAGGTGGCTATATACCCAGGAAACCGGGCGCCAGAAACATCTCATTAATACCTATGGTACCTGCTCAATAATTGATGGTGTTTTGACCGGGCATAAAGAACTTTTTTCATTTAGAGCGCCGGGAAACAGCTGCTTGTCTGCGTTGCAATCCGGTGAATTGGGTACAATTGACAACCCTGTAAACAATAGTAAAGGGTGCGGCGGGGTCATGCGTATGGCTCCGGTGGGACTGATGTATGATGACCCGGAAAAAGCATTTCGAATCGGTTGTGAATGTGCTGCTCTGACCCATGGCCATCCAACCGGATATTTAGCATCAGGAACCTTTGCGTCAATCCTTTCCAGGTTAATCTCAGGGGAAACGCTCACCACTGCAATTAATGATTCAATTTCAATTTTAAAATGTCACAAAAATAATGAAGAGACGTTAAGCGCCATTGATACAGCACTCGAACTGGCGGATAAAAAAAAACCAGACCCTGATATCCTGGCAGAAATCGGAGAAGGCTGGACTGCTGGGGAAGCACTTGGCTTAGGTATTTATTGTTCACTGGTTTCTGGAAATGATTTCAAAAAAGGAGTTTTGCTGGCAGTCAATCATTCCGGCGACAGTGATTCAACAGGTTCCATCACCGGTAACATCCTGGGGGCGATTAACGGGATTCATGCCGTCCCCGAGAGTTGGATTCAACGGCTTGAATTGAGAAGCCTGATCGAAGAGACTGCTGTCGATTTATTTGATCAAAAATGA
- a CDS encoding AEC family transporter: protein MNMFIVVSQSVGIMFFIGLLGFFVAKRKLIPTDVLDLLSPLVLEIALPSLIFFRIIKTFNPTNFPDWYLYPIYWVIFTIAAIIMANIFKRLFQKEIQEETNLSLVFQNGLFIPIIVITETFGPDASLLIDLFLFTIFYPAFFFNTYHLFFKKGTQQFSLKKTINPVLIATSLGLVMKFTNGDQLIPEFILTALKMVGGMTIPLLMLIIGGNIYVDLQKTGKTVWREIIKFIVIKNVLFPITGIGIILFFKLEYNIAFIIVMQAAAPPLTALPIFASRAKGNREIVNQYLVYSLLFTLLSLPSILFVFESLVSH, encoded by the coding sequence ATGAATATGTTTATCGTTGTATCTCAATCCGTGGGAATTATGTTTTTCATTGGTCTTTTGGGCTTTTTTGTAGCTAAAAGAAAGTTAATTCCCACAGATGTTTTAGACCTTCTTTCCCCGCTGGTTTTAGAGATAGCACTTCCTTCGTTAATTTTTTTCCGAATAATCAAGACGTTTAACCCGACAAATTTTCCTGACTGGTATCTATATCCAATCTATTGGGTGATTTTTACAATCGCTGCAATAATCATGGCAAATATTTTTAAACGTCTATTCCAAAAGGAAATTCAAGAAGAGACGAACCTGTCTCTGGTTTTTCAAAACGGCCTTTTCATTCCAATTATTGTCATAACCGAAACCTTCGGACCCGACGCTTCATTATTAATTGATTTATTTTTATTCACAATTTTTTATCCGGCTTTTTTCTTTAACACCTACCACTTATTTTTTAAAAAAGGAACGCAGCAGTTCAGCCTGAAAAAAACAATAAATCCGGTACTGATCGCAACATCTTTGGGTCTTGTTATGAAGTTCACAAACGGGGATCAGCTGATTCCAGAATTTATTCTAACGGCCCTGAAAATGGTCGGAGGCATGACCATCCCGCTGCTTATGCTTATTATTGGCGGAAATATTTATGTGGATCTTCAAAAAACCGGCAAGACTGTTTGGCGTGAAATTATTAAATTCATTGTCATTAAGAATGTCCTGTTTCCGATCACAGGCATAGGTATAATTTTATTTTTTAAACTTGAATACAACATCGCATTTATCATTGTCATGCAGGCAGCGGCCCCCCCGCTCACAGCTTTACCGATATTTGCCTCAAGGGCTAAGGGGAACCGGGAGATCGTCAACCAGTACCTGGTATATAGCCTGCTGTTTACGCTGTTGTCACTCCCCTCAATTTTGTTTGTTTTTGAAAGCCTTGTCTCGCATTAG
- a CDS encoding energy-coupling factor transporter transmembrane component T, with translation MLFAYHPGKTLLHTLDVRCKCVLVCLLSLTVLKAGLPGNFAGLGLFILLLKRLGMGPVTLVVPLKWFFAFLALIFLSRWAATPGDAMVTLYGVSLTRQGFSDGSLVAAGFLNVMLLGLLLTATTRPMEIKAAVQWFFKPIPFIPEQRVAVMMGLALKFMPLILGNARDVSHAVDARCGNLRKNPVQRLVYRTWPLLKKTFQSADNLTLAMQARCYSENRTAPRFYSNGKEVPVMVGALVLSAAILWMR, from the coding sequence ATGCTTTTTGCCTATCATCCCGGCAAGACCCTGCTGCACACCCTGGATGTCCGGTGCAAATGTGTTCTGGTCTGCCTGTTAAGTCTGACCGTGCTCAAGGCGGGATTGCCAGGGAATTTTGCCGGTCTGGGCCTTTTTATCCTCCTGCTGAAAAGGCTGGGGATGGGGCCTGTCACCCTTGTTGTTCCATTGAAGTGGTTTTTTGCTTTTCTGGCACTTATTTTTCTGTCCCGGTGGGCGGCCACGCCCGGAGATGCCATGGTCACTTTGTACGGCGTCTCTTTGACCCGCCAGGGATTTTCCGACGGCAGTCTGGTGGCGGCAGGCTTTCTCAACGTCATGCTGCTCGGGCTTCTTTTGACCGCCACCACCCGGCCCATGGAGATCAAGGCCGCTGTCCAGTGGTTTTTCAAACCGATTCCCTTTATCCCTGAACAGAGGGTGGCTGTGATGATGGGCCTTGCACTGAAATTTATGCCCCTGATCCTCGGCAACGCCCGGGACGTGTCCCATGCGGTTGATGCCCGGTGCGGTAATTTAAGGAAAAACCCCGTACAACGGCTTGTTTATCGTACCTGGCCCCTGCTGAAAAAAACATTTCAATCCGCCGATAATTTGACCCTTGCCATGCAGGCCAGGTGTTACAGTGAAAATCGGACAGCCCCCCGGTTTTACTCCAATGGGAAGGAGGTCCCTGTCATGGTGGGGGCATTGGTATTGTCTGCAGCCATTCTCTGGATGCGGTAA
- a CDS encoding YceI family protein, producing MKKVITYVIVAFALFTTPLFAQTWNVDPAHTSADFSIAHMAISRVTGSFSQVTGQLVFDKEGNHPESVDISIDVASIDTGVDQRNEHLKSPDFFDVKKYPTMTYTSKSIISQGKGHYRVQGILTMHGVSKPVTLAVEGLVSNEKDPWGNTRKGAHVTAELNRKDFGIVYNAVLESGNLMIGETVDIVINLEFIKQ from the coding sequence ATGAAAAAAGTGATCACATATGTCATCGTAGCGTTTGCACTATTTACCACCCCACTCTTTGCCCAGACCTGGAACGTGGACCCGGCCCACACATCAGCTGATTTTTCAATTGCCCACATGGCCATCAGCCGTGTTACAGGCAGTTTCAGTCAAGTGACGGGCCAGCTGGTGTTTGACAAAGAAGGCAACCATCCCGAGTCTGTTGACATATCCATTGATGTGGCATCCATTGACACAGGAGTGGACCAACGGAATGAACATTTAAAAAGTCCCGATTTTTTTGATGTAAAAAAATATCCGACCATGACCTATACATCTAAAAGTATCATATCCCAGGGTAAAGGACATTACAGAGTCCAGGGCATCTTGACTATGCATGGCGTAAGCAAACCGGTTACACTGGCCGTTGAGGGGTTGGTGAGCAATGAAAAAGACCCATGGGGCAACACCCGCAAAGGCGCCCATGTCACCGCAGAACTCAATCGTAAGGATTTTGGCATCGTTTATAACGCGGTTTTGGAAAGTGGCAATCTGATGATCGGCGAAACCGTAGATATTGTGATTAACCTGGAGTTTATTAAACAATAA